From one Anopheles cruzii chromosome 3, idAnoCruzAS_RS32_06, whole genome shotgun sequence genomic stretch:
- the LOC128272133 gene encoding sideroflexin-1-3: MATELPRVNLDEPRYDQSTYLNRAKHFLVITNPLNAFSTEEQLDRAARIVRDYRAGKPLPDVRSVDELWKAKYLYDSAFHPDTGEKMLLVGRMSAQVPMNMTITGCMMTFYKSTPAVIFWQWFNQSFNAVVNYTNRSGASPISQEQLLTSYCMATGGALVTALSLNRLVRNAPPLVGRLVPLAAVAAANCINIPLMRIQELKNGVTLLDKDGKELGESVRAAKEGISAVTFSRILMAMPGMVFTPVLINSLEKRGLLRRFPWANAPIQMLFCGLCLTFATPLCCALFSQKASISVNSLEEELRTKLRADRPELDVVYYNKGL; encoded by the exons ATGGCTACCGAACTACCTCGCGTTAACCTGGACGAACCACGCTACGACCAGAGTACCTACTTAAATCGTGCGAAGCACTTTCTTGTCATCACCAATCCGCTGAATGCGTTCTCCACCGAGGAGCAACTGGATCGGGCCGCACGCATCGTGCGCGACTATCG AGCCGGAAAGCCGCTGCCGGATGTGCGCAGCGTCGATGAGCTGTGGAAGGCCAAATACCTCTACGACAGTGCGTTCCACCCGGACACCGGCGAGAAGATGTTGCTCGTGGGCCGCATGTCTGCCCAGGTGCCCATGAACATGACCATCACCGGGTGCATGATGACGTTCTACAAGTCGACACCGGCCGTAATTTTTTGGCAGTGGTTCAACCAGTCGTTCAACGCCGTCGTCAACTATACGAACCGATCGGGGGCTTCCCCGATCAGCCAGGAACAGCTGTTGACCTCGTACTGCATGGCAACAGGTGGTGCCCTCGTGACAGCCCTTTCGCTGAATCGTCTCGTTCGG AATGCTCCGCCTCTGGTGGGTCGCCTCGTGCCGTTAGCAGCCGTAGCCGCCGCGAATTGCATTAACATTCCCTTGATGCGCATTCA GGAGCTGAAAAACGGCGTCACATTGCTGGATAAGGATGGTAAAGAATTGGGTGAATCCGTTCGTGCCGCCAAGGAGGGCATCTCGGCCGTTACCTTCAGTCGTATTCTCATGGCCATGCCTGGCATGG TCTTCACGCCGGTTCTAATAAACAGCCTGGAGAAGCGTGGTTTATTGCGGCGTTTCCCGTGGGCGAACGCACCGATCCAGATGCTGTTCTGTGGGTTGTGTTTAACCTTTGCCACGCCGCTCTGCTGCGCCCTGTTCAGCCAGAAGGCTTCGATTAGCGTGAACAGCCTGGAAGAGGAGCTTCGTACGAAGCTGCGTGCCGATCGTCCCGAACTAGATGTCGTTTATTACAACAAGGGTCTCTAA
- the LOC128271988 gene encoding ran-binding protein 3, with amino-acid sequence MANVERDDNMLNEEQESSQSNSSNGSSGVVQPSSGFQLKSSILRQSTFGGSSFLGGGSSSSNSISPSPSITGSGGGSGSGGGGILGNSFNLKPSVLKPSQLSFGGIGANREGNGADKNGNDPVAPPSVASNPFLKMQNSEDDHTENETSDSKDGSAGGKGDSNSNSVDPLAKLKSASLPKSNLFANVGKSTLSEASGFVFGQNVHERVTGENLANTGAGNSLPTTGFSFATSGTGETGSVGGGGGGGGSGGDSGTASGAAATGGSATGAAPSGKDGSDSSDGSSREPRDRESLEEAARRYEESRGALKRKYEEVETITGEEDERNVVEIVCKLFAFAKSNWEERGHGMLRLNDKDNNESRVVFRQSGNLRVLINTKVWSGMIAEQPSQKSLRLTAIDSTGQIKVFLVMSRPEVITKLHRELTKRIETAKQMAEQEAAKENKDDNQPPLPGAVSGDGDDSIAVDGSTDDSRTAPDPEDSPTTAEPTAKKRHSLSAPPSS; translated from the exons ATGGCGAATGTTGAAC GAGACGACAACATGCTGAACGAAGAGCAGGAATCGTCTCAATCGAACAGCAGTAACGGGTCGAGTGGCGTCGTCCAACCGTCCTCTGGCTTCCAACTTAAATCGAGCATCCTACGCCAGTCCACGTTCGGTGGCTCGTCTTTTCTCGGTGGTGGATCTTCGTCCAGCAACAGCATATCGCCATCCCCGTCCATCACTGGCTcgggtggtggcagcggcagcggcggtggcggtatcTTGGGCAACAGCTTCAATCTCAAACCGAGCGTGCTAAAACCATCCCAACTGAGcttcggtggcatcggtgCCAACAGGGAAGGCAATGGTGCAGACAAGAACGGAAACGATCCTGTggcaccaccgtcggtggcgtcgaaTCCGTTTcttaaaatgcaaaacagcGAAGACGACCACACCGAGAACGAAACCAGCGATTCGAAGGACGGTTCCGCCGGTGGCAAAGGAGACAGCAATAGCAACAGCGTCGATCCACTGGCAAAGCTAAAGAGTGCTTCCCTGCCGAAGTCGAACCTGTTCGCGAACGTTGGCAAATCCACGCTTAGTGAAGCTTCCGGATTTGTTTTCGGGCAGAACGTGCACGAGCGAGTGACCGGCGAAAACTTGGCCAACACGGGCGCAGGAAACTCTCTTCCGACGACGGggttttcgtttgccacaAGTGGCACCGGTGAAACAGGAAGTGTTGGAGgaggtggaggaggaggaggcaGCGGTGGTGATAGTGGAACTGCATCCGGGGCGGCTGCCACGGGAGGCTCGGCGACGGGTGCAGCACCGAGCGGAAAGGACGGATCCGATTCATCTGACGGTAGTAGCCGTGAGCCGAGGGATCGCGAGAGTTTGGAGGAAGCGGCCAGAAGGTATGAGGAAAGTCGCGGTGCCCTGAAGCGTAAGTACGAGGAAGTGGAAACAATCACCGGCGAGGAGGACGAGCGGAACGTGGTAGAGATTGTATGCAAACTATTTGCATTCGCCAAATCGAACTGGGAGGAACGTGGTCATGGCATGCTGCGATTGAACGATAAAGATAACAACGAATCTCGCGTCGTGTTTCGACAGTCGGGCAATCTACGCGTTCTCATTAACACCAAG GTCTGGTCTGGCATGATCGCCGAACAACCGAGCCAGAAAAGCTTGCGTCTAACAGCAATCGACAGCACTGGGCAAATCAAAGTGTTTCTCGTGATG TCTCGGCCCGAAGTCATTACGAAGCTGCACCGGGAGCTAACGAAGCGTATCGAAACGGCAAAGCAGATGGCTGAACAGGaggcggcgaaagaaaacaaggaCGATAATCAACCGCCGCTGCCTGGAGCAGTcagtggcgatggcgacgacaGTATAGCGGTAGATGGGTCAACGGACGACTCCCGAACGGCTCCGGATCCCGAGGACAGCCCCACTACCGCTGAGCCGACCGCTAAGAAGCGCCACAGCTTATCGGCTCCACCATCGTCTTAA
- the LOC128271887 gene encoding puff-specific protein Bx42 yields MSLSSVLPAPSNPVWDRDDERKMKTPSMGALVTAKVAAPPYGQRKGWIPRTEADFGDGGAFPEIHVAQYPLAMAAPGNASKKSNALAVQLDQTGKVKYDAIARQGHSKDKIVYSNINQLLPAEVLAEDSEELQLPDEETISDITESTRKALEKLTNQKIVSAMPVRAAEKQAPAQYIRYTPSQQGDAFNSGAKQRIIRMVEAQVDPMEPPRFRINKKIPRGPPSPPAPVLHSPTRKVTVKEQKEWKVPPCISNWKNAKGYTIPLDKRLAADGRGLQQVHINEKFAKMAEALYIADRKAREAVEARAQLEKKLAQKEKEKKEDMLRQMAQRARDERAGIRHPDAAGGDGGGGPGATSAELRERDEIRAERHRERARDRNLARAAPEKRSKLQRERERDISEQIALGMPAKSNIAGEAQFDQRLFNTSKGMDSGYGDDEAYNVYDKPWRESGTLGQHLYRPSKALDNENYGADLEKIVSTNRFVPDKEFSGTDRSTQNVRQGPVQFEKEEDPFGLDQFLTMAKKAPKRKEDSSSAPSGSGSSSRDKDRKKRRD; encoded by the exons ATGTCGCTATCGAGTGTGCTTCCGGCCCCAAGCAATCCGGTGTGGGATCGGGACGATGAGCGCAAAATGAAAACACCGTCGATGGGTGCGTTGGTAACCGCGAAGGTTGCAGCACCACCATACGGTCAGCGCAAGGGATGGATTCCTCGAACAGAGGCCGATTTTGGGGACGGCGGAGCATTCCCCGAGATTCACGTGGCACAGTATCCACTGG CCATGGCAGCTCCCGGAAATGCGTCGAAGAAATCGAATGCCCTTGCCGTCCAACTGGACCAGACAGGAAAAGTAAAGTACGATGCGATCGCGCGACAGGGCCACTCGAAGGATAAGATCGTCTATTCAAACATCAACCAATTGCTGCCGGCCGAGGTACTGGCCGAGGACTCGGAAGAGTTGCAGCTACCGGATGAGGAAACAATCAGCGACATCACGGAAAGTACACGGAAGGCGCTGGAGAAGCTGACCAATCAGAAGATCGTCTCAGCGATGCCCGTTCGGGCCGCTGAGAAGCAAGCACCGGCTCAGTACATCCGCTATACGCCCTCCCAGCAGGGTGATGCGTTCAATTCCGGTGCAAAGCAGCGGATCATACGCATGGTTGAGGCCCAGGTTGATCCGATGGAACCGCCTCGGTTTCGAATCAACAAGAAGATTCCCCGTGGACCACCGTCCCCGCCTGCGCCGGTACTGCATTCGCCGACTCGCAAGGTGACGGTGAAGGAGCAAAAAGAGTGGAAAGTACCGCCCTGCATATCGAACTGGAAGAACGCCAAAGGGTACACCATTCCACTCGACAAGCGCCTGGCAGCGGACGGGCGCGGTTTGCAGCAGGTGCATATTAatgaaaagtttgccaaaatgGCCGAAGCATTGTACATTGCCGATCGGAAAGCTCGCGAGGCAGTCGAAGCGCGCGCACAGCTGGAAAAGAAGCTGGCCCAaaaggagaaggaaaagaaagaggatATGCTTCGGCAGATGGCACAACGTGCACGTGACGAGCGTGCCGGTATTCGCCATCCCGATGCTGCCGGCGGGGATGGAGGTGGCGGGCCCGGCGCAACTTCGGCTGAGCTGCGCGAACGTGACGAAATACGTGCCGAGCGACACCGAGAACGGGCACGCGATCGCAATTTGGCTCGCGCTGCGCCAGAAAAACGCTCGAAGCTGCAACGTGAACGCGAGCGGGACATTTCCGAGCAGATTGCGCTGGGAATGCCGGCGAAAAGCAATATTGCTGGCGAAGCACAGTTCGATCAGCGGTTGTTCAACACATCGAAGGGCATGGATTCGGGCTACGGTGACGATGAGGCGTACAACGTGTACGATAAGCCTTGGCGCGAATCGGGCACACTCGGGCAGCACCTGTATCGTCCGAGTAAAGCACTGGACAACGAAAATTATGGTGCAGATTTAGAGAAGATCGTAAGCACAAACCGTTTTGTGCCGGATAAGGAATTCAGCGGCACGGATCGTAGCACTCAGAATGTGCGGCAAGGACCGGTGCAGTTCGAAAAGGAGGAAGATCCGTTCGGTTTAGATCAGTTCTTAACGATGGCGAAGAAGGCACCGAAGCGGAAGGAAGATTCGTCGTCCGCACCTAGCGGCAGTGGGAGCAGCAGTCGTGACAAGGATCGCAAGAAGCGTAGAGACTAG